One region of Aurantimonas sp. HBX-1 genomic DNA includes:
- the exbD gene encoding TonB system transport protein ExbD — translation MAFKLEQEDDGVGEVSEINVTPFIDVVLVLLIIFMVAAPLSTVDVPVDLPTSNAVPQDRPHEPVYLTVQSDLSLVLGEAPITAEALAAALDERTGGNREERIFLRADGAVSYASLMDVMNTLRSAGYVRIGLVGVEETAAAAPPAR, via the coding sequence ATGGCGTTCAAGCTCGAGCAGGAAGACGACGGCGTCGGCGAGGTCTCGGAGATCAACGTCACGCCGTTCATCGACGTGGTGCTCGTCCTCCTGATCATCTTCATGGTGGCGGCGCCGCTGTCGACCGTCGACGTGCCGGTGGACCTGCCGACCTCCAACGCCGTGCCGCAGGATCGGCCCCACGAACCGGTCTACCTGACGGTGCAGAGCGACCTGTCGCTGGTGCTGGGCGAGGCGCCGATCACGGCCGAGGCTCTTGCGGCCGCGCTGGACGAGCGGACCGGTGGCAATCGCGAGGAGCGGATCTTCCTGCGTGCCGACGGCGCCGTCTCCTATGCCTCGCTGATGGACGTCATGAACACGCTGCGCAGCGCCGGCTATGTCCGCATCGGCCTGGTCGGCGTCGAGGAAACGGCGGCGGCCGCGCCGCCGGCGCGCTGA
- the exbB gene encoding tonB-system energizer ExbB, producing the protein MTTIRTVRHRAALIAALVLLPALIAHPAVAQDTAPAAPDASSAVVSPESPPAAASPAPAVSDPGTTAASPANQPSPVQADAPAATGDGAPAAAPETTAPPVVNAAAPDAAPTDPAVDTAEPAAAPGEADAPAAATGPRVTELAAPARSETLPHDLSPLGMFLAADWVVKAVMIGLAFASLVTWTIFVAKGIEIAFAKRRARADVRRLERAPDLVGAIGDERSARRWRSPVALLAKSAEAERARSAGLSDDGVKERAQVALSRIESRGARSINRGTGVLATIGSTAPFVGLFGTVWGIMNAFIGISEANTTNLAVVAPGIAEALLATAIGLVAAIPAVIIYNVFARSIAGYRAILSDGSAVVLQHLSRELDQDRAGTRRAARLAEAAE; encoded by the coding sequence ATGACCACGATCCGCACCGTCCGGCACCGTGCCGCCCTCATCGCCGCGCTCGTCCTGCTTCCCGCGCTGATCGCGCATCCGGCCGTTGCTCAGGATACCGCGCCTGCCGCCCCGGATGCCTCGTCGGCCGTCGTCTCGCCCGAAAGCCCGCCCGCGGCGGCCAGCCCCGCGCCGGCCGTCTCCGATCCCGGCACGACGGCAGCGTCCCCCGCCAACCAGCCGTCGCCGGTACAGGCCGACGCTCCGGCAGCGACAGGCGATGGCGCCCCCGCCGCGGCGCCCGAGACCACCGCGCCGCCAGTCGTAAACGCCGCTGCGCCGGACGCCGCGCCGACCGATCCGGCCGTCGACACCGCCGAGCCGGCCGCCGCCCCGGGCGAGGCCGATGCGCCCGCTGCCGCGACGGGACCACGCGTCACGGAATTGGCGGCGCCGGCGCGCAGCGAGACGCTGCCGCACGATCTCTCGCCGCTCGGCATGTTTCTCGCCGCCGACTGGGTGGTGAAAGCGGTGATGATCGGGCTTGCCTTCGCGTCGCTGGTCACCTGGACGATCTTCGTCGCCAAGGGCATCGAGATCGCCTTCGCCAAGCGCCGCGCCCGCGCCGACGTCCGCCGCCTCGAACGCGCGCCGGACCTGGTGGGCGCGATCGGCGACGAGCGCTCGGCCCGCCGCTGGCGCAGCCCGGTGGCGCTGCTCGCCAAGTCGGCGGAAGCCGAGCGCGCGCGCTCGGCCGGCCTCTCCGACGACGGGGTCAAGGAGCGGGCCCAGGTGGCGCTGTCGCGAATCGAGTCGCGCGGCGCCCGCAGCATCAATCGCGGCACCGGCGTGCTGGCGACGATCGGCTCGACGGCGCCCTTCGTCGGCCTGTTCGGTACGGTCTGGGGCATCATGAACGCGTTCATCGGCATCAGCGAGGCGAACACCACCAACCTCGCGGTGGTGGCGCCGGGCATCGCCGAAGCGCTGCTGGCGACCGCGATCGGCCTCGTCGCGGCCATCCCCGCGGTGATCATCTACAACGTCTTCGCCCGCTCGATCGCCGGCTACCGCGCCATCCTGTCGGACGGCTCGGCCGTGGTGCTGCAGCACCTGTCGCGCGAGCTCGACCAGGACCGCGCCGGCACCCGCCGCGCCGCCCGCCTCGCCGAAGCCGCGGAGTAA
- a CDS encoding TonB-dependent siderophore receptor yields the protein MTRIQTTILLNPQARAARLGHLAAAAATAFALAGGSSAALAQETTIQLDTVTIEGAATAASGAGAGTGTGDGGLVADGYVPRATVSATKTDTPLVQVPQSVSVVTEQQLEDRNPQSLLETLSYTPGVRIGAYGFDPRFDAFFIRGFPATYTGIFRDGLRQFGNGFATFDIEPYGLGGLSILKGPSAGLYGSSNAGGIVDLRSKRPTTEAFREVETQIGTNDRYQANFDAAGPMNADGTVSYRLTGVARDSDTDYPFSPDDRLSIAPAFTWAPDGDTSLTILGELQRSRSGGTAAYVNVDNRVTDVAGGDPSFNDLDQTQGRIGLEFEHRIDDVFTFRQKARYQDLDIYSEYVYAFGGPVNGIVDRGSGVLDQTLGGVVSDSQLQAEFDTGFIGHKVLAGVDASYAEFTNKEGYGTASSLVFDAPRYDVAVAMPEYSVASEQEQRQVGLYLQDEIAIDRLLVTLGGRYDWIRTESASGTPGDLGDRDEQKDEAFSGRVGLSYLFDSGIAPYVSYSTAFTPNIGTASDGSAFVPTEAEQYEAGVKVQVPGVNAFFTAAVFDITQENGVFFDVNVDTGVNEEVQRGELRSRGFELEGTASLGNGLSLIASYAYTDMEIVEGTEATTGRTLSSTPYHTASVWGDYTIEGGVAAGLGFGAGVRYVGKSYGDDENSFENDERFFLDAALHYDIPLLEGARLQVNATNLLDEDSQICSSGFCYREPGRNVIGSVRYRF from the coding sequence ATGACGCGTATCCAGACGACCATTCTCCTCAATCCCCAGGCACGCGCCGCGCGGCTTGGGCACCTCGCCGCCGCTGCCGCGACGGCGTTCGCCCTTGCCGGGGGATCGTCCGCAGCCCTCGCCCAGGAGACGACGATCCAGCTCGACACGGTGACGATCGAGGGTGCCGCTACGGCCGCTTCGGGCGCCGGCGCCGGCACCGGGACCGGCGACGGCGGGCTCGTTGCCGACGGCTACGTGCCGCGGGCGACGGTCTCCGCGACGAAGACCGACACGCCTTTGGTCCAGGTGCCGCAGTCGGTGTCGGTGGTCACGGAGCAGCAGCTGGAGGACCGCAATCCGCAGAGCCTCCTCGAGACGCTGTCCTACACGCCCGGCGTGCGGATCGGCGCCTACGGCTTCGATCCCCGTTTCGACGCCTTCTTCATCCGCGGCTTCCCGGCGACCTACACCGGCATCTTCCGCGACGGCCTGCGCCAGTTCGGCAACGGCTTCGCCACCTTCGACATCGAGCCCTACGGCCTCGGCGGGCTGAGCATTCTCAAGGGTCCCTCGGCGGGCCTCTACGGATCGTCGAATGCCGGCGGCATCGTCGACCTGCGCTCCAAACGCCCGACAACTGAGGCGTTCCGCGAGGTCGAGACGCAGATCGGCACCAACGATCGCTACCAGGCGAATTTCGACGCCGCCGGCCCGATGAACGCCGACGGTACCGTGTCCTATCGGCTCACTGGCGTCGCCCGCGATTCCGACACCGACTATCCGTTCTCGCCGGACGACCGGCTGAGCATCGCACCCGCCTTCACCTGGGCGCCGGACGGCGACACCTCGCTGACCATCCTCGGCGAGTTGCAGCGCTCCCGCTCGGGCGGCACCGCCGCCTACGTCAATGTCGACAATCGCGTCACCGACGTCGCCGGCGGCGACCCGAGCTTCAACGATCTGGACCAGACGCAGGGCCGGATCGGGCTGGAGTTCGAACACCGCATCGACGACGTCTTCACCTTCCGCCAGAAGGCGCGCTACCAGGATCTCGATATCTACTCGGAGTATGTCTACGCCTTCGGCGGCCCGGTGAACGGGATCGTCGATCGCGGCTCCGGCGTCCTCGACCAGACGCTGGGCGGCGTCGTATCCGACAGCCAGCTGCAGGCCGAATTCGACACCGGCTTCATCGGCCACAAGGTGCTGGCGGGCGTCGACGCTTCCTATGCCGAGTTCACCAACAAGGAGGGCTACGGCACGGCCTCGTCGCTGGTCTTCGACGCGCCGCGCTACGACGTGGCGGTGGCGATGCCGGAGTACAGCGTCGCGTCCGAACAGGAGCAGCGCCAGGTCGGCCTCTATCTGCAGGACGAGATCGCCATCGACCGGCTGCTGGTGACGCTCGGCGGCCGCTACGACTGGATCCGCACCGAATCCGCCTCCGGTACGCCGGGCGATCTCGGCGACCGGGACGAGCAGAAGGACGAGGCGTTCTCCGGCCGCGTCGGCCTGTCGTATCTCTTCGACTCCGGCATCGCCCCGTATGTCAGCTATTCCACCGCCTTCACGCCGAATATCGGTACCGCATCGGACGGATCGGCCTTCGTGCCGACCGAGGCCGAGCAGTACGAGGCGGGCGTCAAGGTTCAGGTTCCGGGCGTCAACGCCTTCTTCACCGCAGCCGTCTTCGACATCACCCAGGAGAACGGCGTGTTCTTCGACGTCAATGTCGACACCGGCGTCAACGAGGAAGTGCAGCGGGGCGAACTGCGCTCGCGCGGCTTCGAGCTCGAGGGGACGGCCTCGCTCGGCAACGGCCTCAGCCTGATCGCTTCCTATGCCTACACCGACATGGAGATCGTCGAGGGCACCGAGGCGACGACCGGCCGGACGCTGTCCTCGACGCCCTACCACACGGCCTCGGTGTGGGGCGACTACACGATCGAGGGCGGCGTCGCGGCCGGGCTCGGCTTCGGCGCCGGCGTCCGCTATGTCGGCAAGAGTTACGGCGACGACGAGAACAGCTTCGAGAACGACGAGCGGTTCTTCCTCGACGCGGCGCTGCATTACGACATCCCGCTGCTCGAGGGGGCGCGGCTGCAGGTCAACGCCACCAACCTCCTCGACGAGGATTCGCAGATCTGCTCGTCCGGCTTCTGCTACCGCGAGCCGGGCCGCAACGTCATCGGCAGCGTCCGCTACCGCTTCTGA